In Leptospira saintgironsiae, one genomic interval encodes:
- a CDS encoding anti-sigma factor antagonist (This anti-anti-sigma factor, or anti-sigma factor antagonist, belongs to a family that includes characterized members SpoIIAA, RsbV, RsfA, and RsfB.): MILSAKLMRPAGSSAKSNTLLVRLNSPTGPASAQRQPLVLGLALDRSWSMKGSKMDSVIQASASLVNWLTRRDFLTAVAYAEDVQVIQPLVPLAEKNSVIHRLNSIQVGTSTNLSGGWLHVLRTLELHPIADGYKRVILLTDGNPTLGIKDPVQLIQIAADAYKKGISTTVIGFGNDFNEILLKEIAESGGGNFYYVETPEETGDIFFKEFGDIGTLYAQSIELKVDFPKGIDYLDLVSEVSSYQEPDPEETGRTKTLVLEVGDMRADDVKSLVVQLRPTKKDTPPNINISASYYELTDGAKLEQKTIDIPLDWNDDSAKEDADVVVEATIAKTGKGLRKAGTLLKEGYTDESISLLNDLIKEINEKEELAPEVLQTLGFRVSSLKNRILENSPTAAKHLVASASELQYGAMENFPDDGVEYHDQIYAYRTNEDIDLYRCPEIKTAIQEKMKEGYRYIVFNLAKSSYIDSSAIGMLIQVAGWLRKRGGELIVSNLRSSVKKVFSITRLESHIRASETEEEAQSLLKAWIESKAV; this comes from the coding sequence ATCCGCTCAAAGGCAACCTTTAGTTTTGGGCTTAGCTTTGGACAGAAGCTGGTCCATGAAAGGAAGTAAAATGGATTCTGTAATCCAAGCTTCTGCTTCCTTGGTCAATTGGTTGACCCGACGAGATTTCTTAACCGCTGTCGCTTACGCAGAAGATGTTCAGGTCATCCAACCTTTAGTTCCTTTGGCCGAAAAAAATTCAGTCATTCACAGATTAAATTCTATCCAAGTGGGTACTTCTACCAACCTAAGCGGTGGATGGCTTCATGTTCTCAGAACGTTGGAATTACATCCGATTGCCGATGGTTATAAACGTGTTATTCTTCTTACTGACGGAAATCCAACATTAGGAATTAAGGATCCTGTTCAGTTAATCCAGATTGCAGCTGACGCTTATAAAAAAGGCATAAGCACAACTGTTATCGGTTTCGGCAATGACTTCAATGAAATACTTCTAAAAGAGATCGCAGAATCTGGAGGAGGGAATTTCTATTATGTAGAAACTCCTGAAGAGACTGGAGATATTTTCTTCAAAGAGTTTGGAGATATCGGAACCTTATATGCTCAATCCATAGAGCTCAAAGTTGATTTTCCGAAAGGAATTGATTATCTGGATTTAGTTTCAGAAGTTTCTTCTTACCAAGAACCTGATCCTGAGGAAACAGGACGTACTAAAACATTAGTTTTAGAAGTCGGTGATATGAGAGCGGACGATGTAAAAAGTCTAGTAGTTCAACTTCGCCCGACCAAAAAAGATACACCTCCAAATATTAATATTTCTGCAAGTTATTACGAACTGACAGACGGTGCTAAGTTAGAACAAAAAACTATAGATATTCCTTTAGATTGGAATGATGACTCCGCTAAGGAAGACGCGGACGTAGTTGTCGAGGCTACAATCGCTAAAACCGGAAAAGGTTTAAGAAAAGCTGGAACACTTTTAAAAGAAGGTTATACGGACGAGTCCATTTCTCTCTTAAACGATCTGATCAAAGAAATTAATGAGAAGGAAGAATTAGCTCCTGAAGTTTTACAAACTCTTGGCTTTAGGGTAAGTTCTCTAAAAAATCGGATCTTGGAAAATTCTCCTACTGCTGCAAAACATTTGGTGGCTTCTGCTTCTGAACTTCAGTACGGAGCAATGGAAAATTTCCCGGACGATGGAGTAGAATATCACGATCAGATCTATGCATATCGTACAAATGAGGATATAGATCTTTATAGATGTCCTGAGATCAAAACTGCGATCCAAGAAAAGATGAAAGAAGGTTACAGATACATTGTTTTCAATCTGGCTAAATCTTCTTACATAGATTCTTCTGCGATTGGTATGTTGATACAAGTCGCAGGTTGGCTCAGAAAAAGAGGCGGAGAATTGATTGTAAGTAATCTAAGATCTTCCGTTAAAAAAGTATTCTCGATTACTCGATTGGAATCTCATATTCGTGCTTCTGAAACAGAAGAAGAGGCCCAAAGTTTACTAAAGGCCTGGATAGAAAGTAAGGCGGTTTAG
- a CDS encoding transcriptional coactivator p15/PC4 family protein, with protein MSVIRDIDKGKGEIIRVEISEFKGNKYLNLRVWYTDSEGEYKPTQKGIAIPVGLYSEVKDAILAAENSLS; from the coding sequence ATGAGCGTAATCCGAGATATTGATAAAGGCAAAGGTGAGATCATCCGAGTCGAAATTTCAGAATTTAAAGGAAATAAATATCTGAACTTAAGAGTTTGGTACACAGACAGCGAAGGTGAATACAAGCCTACCCAAAAAGGAATCGCAATTCCGGTTGGATTATACTCAGAAGTAAAGGATGCAATACTTGCGGCGGAAAACTCTTTGAGCTAA
- a CDS encoding ferredoxin-NADP reductase gives MKPVREPQINIFKKSNPLKAKVISNVLLTPETGKGKRPKKEGESLIHRITLAIDHSQYPYLIGQSGGIIPPGEDPEKKAKGLADAAYTVRLYSIASPSYSFGMKEDTIEFIIKRDNVYDADGNVQFKGVCSNYVCDLKEGDEVVMTGPSGKKFLLPNTDFSGDIMFLATGTGIAPFVGMSEELLEHKLINFTGNVTLVYGAPYSDELVLMDYLRGLEKKFPNFKLVTAISREENNPFDGGRMYISHRVKMLEAEVKKVLSSGGRFYICGGPKGMEKGVIEEIQKIDGNSGTYEEYKHHLEGAHQLFVETY, from the coding sequence ATGAAGCCCGTTAGAGAGCCGCAAATCAATATATTCAAAAAATCAAACCCGCTGAAAGCGAAGGTTATCAGCAATGTACTTCTTACTCCAGAAACTGGAAAAGGTAAAAGACCTAAGAAGGAAGGCGAATCATTAATTCATAGAATTACTTTAGCTATCGATCATAGCCAGTATCCTTATCTAATCGGACAATCCGGTGGTATCATTCCTCCTGGAGAAGACCCTGAGAAAAAAGCGAAGGGACTTGCGGACGCAGCTTATACAGTTCGTTTATATTCAATTGCTTCTCCTAGTTATTCTTTCGGAATGAAAGAAGACACAATCGAATTCATTATCAAAAGAGATAATGTCTACGATGCAGATGGAAATGTTCAATTCAAAGGAGTTTGCTCTAACTACGTTTGTGACCTGAAAGAAGGTGACGAAGTAGTAATGACTGGACCTTCTGGAAAAAAATTCCTTCTTCCAAACACTGACTTTTCCGGAGACATCATGTTCCTCGCAACTGGAACTGGTATTGCTCCATTTGTTGGAATGAGCGAAGAACTTCTTGAACACAAACTTATTAACTTCACAGGCAATGTAACTCTTGTATACGGAGCTCCTTATTCAGACGAGTTAGTATTGATGGATTATCTAAGAGGATTAGAGAAGAAATTCCCTAATTTCAAATTGGTAACTGCTATCTCCAGAGAAGAAAACAATCCTTTCGATGGCGGAAGAATGTATATCTCTCATAGAGTTAAAATGTTAGAAGCAGAAGTGAAAAAAGTTCTCTCTTCTGGAGGACGTTTCTATATCTGCGGTGGTCCAAAAGGAATGGAAAAAGGAGTAATTGAAGAGATCCAAAAGATCGATGGAAACTCCGGAACTTACGAAGAATATAAACATCATCTGGAAGGCGCCCACCAATTATTCGTGGAAACCTACTGA
- the lpxD gene encoding UDP-3-O-(3-hydroxymyristoyl)glucosamine N-acyltransferase, translated as MARYTLEELASKISGAKIENCADPKKIQVESVSPVNPGVTNSISFLASKKMLNEAKKTASSIVLTTSDFAKELEVPCLVVDKPDLILAQVLDLIYPPHKFENKVEENAYVHPKAKIGKNCYIGNFASVAEYAEIGDNVILEDGVRIGRGAKVGEGSHVGPNNVIHHGVIIGKRFRSFGNCTVGGDGFRFVFANGKHNKIPQVGTVIVGDDVEMGSNSAIDRGGLENTIIGDGCKFDNLVHIGHNCVLGKNVVIAGYTGVAGSTTIGDNCTIGGGCGIADHIGIPSGTIVGGGTSVRNTLPKPDIYVGWDYGLTFPEFQKLRVNIKNVVNFQKWARRIKAIEAKLGLTTEE; from the coding sequence ATGGCTAGATATACCTTGGAAGAACTGGCTTCCAAAATTTCCGGAGCAAAAATAGAAAATTGCGCGGACCCCAAAAAAATTCAGGTGGAATCAGTTTCTCCGGTTAACCCGGGAGTTACGAACAGCATTAGTTTTCTCGCAAGCAAGAAGATGTTAAATGAGGCAAAGAAGACCGCCTCTAGTATCGTATTAACTACTTCTGACTTCGCAAAAGAATTAGAAGTGCCTTGTCTGGTTGTAGATAAACCGGATTTGATACTCGCTCAGGTTTTAGATCTGATCTATCCTCCTCACAAGTTTGAAAACAAAGTAGAAGAAAATGCATATGTTCATCCTAAAGCAAAGATCGGTAAAAATTGTTATATAGGAAATTTTGCATCCGTTGCAGAATATGCTGAGATCGGAGATAACGTAATCTTAGAAGACGGAGTTCGTATCGGAAGAGGAGCGAAAGTCGGAGAAGGTTCTCATGTAGGGCCGAATAACGTGATCCACCACGGAGTTATCATAGGAAAAAGATTTAGATCTTTCGGAAATTGTACTGTAGGCGGAGATGGATTCAGATTCGTATTCGCAAATGGTAAACATAATAAGATCCCTCAAGTCGGAACGGTAATTGTGGGCGATGATGTGGAGATGGGCTCCAATAGCGCAATCGATAGAGGCGGCTTGGAAAATACGATCATTGGTGACGGATGTAAATTCGATAACCTTGTTCATATCGGCCATAATTGTGTATTAGGAAAAAATGTAGTAATTGCAGGTTATACTGGTGTTGCGGGTTCCACTACAATAGGAGATAATTGTACCATCGGTGGTGGTTGTGGTATTGCCGATCATATCGGTATTCCAAGCGGAACCATTGTGGGTGGAGGAACTTCTGTTCGAAACACTCTTCCTAAGCCGGACATCTATGTGGGCTGGGACTATGGATTGACTTTCCCTGAATTCCAAAAACTAAGAGTGAATATCAAAAACGTGGTCAATTTCCAAAAATGGGCTAGAAGAATAAAGGCTATTGAAGCTAAACTTGGTCTTACCACGGAAGAATAA
- a CDS encoding multidrug effflux MFS transporter yields the protein MSKSNGTLILILGALTAIAPFSIDMYLPGMNEIAKDLGTPISDVQLTLTSFFFGISFGQLFYGPIVDRFGRKTPLLVGLTLYIVSSLACGFSNSVNSLIFFRFLQSLGACAGMVIPRAVVRDVFSPHEGAKVFSQIILVMGIAPILAPTVGGLLLQFASWNWIFFTLTGISTIMLFGSLLVFQDTKGGDSSISLKIAPVIKEYVEVFSNPIFKTYVLSSGFSASVMFAYIAGSPFVFMVLNGLSQTEYSYLFGFNAFGLILSSQINRILLKKFEAATIVKYVGYSYLILCSLLIIFEILGLGFIPMLVLIFFLVSAFGLIVPNASALAMAPFSKNAGSASALMGALQMVFGAVSTAAVSLLHDGSAYPMITVMSMSGVMSLACLFFLGKTHNRIK from the coding sequence GTGAGCAAATCTAACGGCACTTTAATCCTAATACTTGGGGCATTGACTGCAATTGCACCTTTCTCGATCGATATGTACCTTCCTGGTATGAATGAGATCGCAAAAGATCTTGGGACTCCAATCTCAGATGTGCAACTAACGTTAACTAGTTTCTTTTTTGGAATTTCTTTCGGACAATTATTTTACGGACCAATCGTAGATCGTTTCGGCCGTAAAACTCCTTTGCTCGTAGGTCTTACGTTATACATAGTAAGTTCCTTAGCCTGTGGATTTTCAAATTCAGTTAATTCGTTAATATTCTTCCGCTTTTTACAATCTTTGGGTGCTTGCGCCGGAATGGTAATCCCAAGAGCAGTTGTAAGAGATGTATTCTCTCCTCATGAAGGAGCTAAAGTTTTTTCTCAGATCATATTAGTAATGGGAATCGCGCCGATTCTTGCTCCTACTGTGGGCGGACTTTTGCTTCAGTTTGCTAGTTGGAATTGGATCTTCTTCACTCTGACAGGTATTTCTACCATAATGCTTTTTGGATCTTTATTGGTTTTCCAAGATACCAAAGGTGGTGATTCTTCTATCTCTCTTAAAATAGCTCCAGTGATCAAAGAATATGTCGAAGTATTCTCAAATCCAATCTTCAAAACATATGTGCTTAGTTCCGGATTTTCTGCATCTGTGATGTTTGCATATATCGCCGGTTCCCCATTCGTATTTATGGTTTTGAATGGACTCTCTCAAACTGAATACAGTTATCTTTTCGGATTTAACGCTTTTGGTTTGATCCTTTCTAGTCAGATCAATCGTATTCTTCTCAAAAAATTTGAAGCAGCAACTATTGTGAAGTATGTAGGATATTCGTATCTAATACTTTGTTCTTTGCTTATTATCTTCGAAATTTTAGGCTTAGGATTTATTCCAATGCTTGTTTTAATTTTCTTCTTAGTGAGTGCGTTCGGGCTGATTGTTCCAAATGCTTCTGCGCTTGCAATGGCTCCTTTTTCTAAAAATGCAGGAAGTGCATCCGCTTTGATGGGAGCATTGCAGATGGTATTTGGCGCTGTTTCCACTGCAGCAGTCAGCCTTCTTCATGACGGAAGCGCTTATCCAATGATTACAGTGATGTCAATGTCTGGTGTAATGTCCTTGGCTTGTTTATTCTTTCTTGGAAAAACCCATAATAGAATTAAATAA
- a CDS encoding long-chain fatty acid--CoA ligase — translation MRSTMMDYPLVLPSILKRAKEVHPHKEIVTKWHDSSIQRLTYGEFYKRTIRLMSALRKAGVKPGEAIATFCLNHSVHLELYFAIPSIRAVLHTINIRLFPEQLIYIINEAKDKFIFVDKSLAPAIEKNLSQIHGVQKFIIIDDKENVPFPNLPNAISYEDFLKTGDEVENFEPIDEFEAAGICYTSGTTGNPKGVVYSHRSTYLHSMSICMGDALCIREAETVLPVVPMFHVNSWGIPFASVMTGCKLVFPGKHLLGASLAELLESEEVTLTAGVPTVWNVLYQHLKKTKYNLKLHTMVVGGSAAPRGLIEGFEKDFGISILHAWGMTETSPVGTVSHLRGFMKNLDDNKRYSYRAKQGVPVPGVEIRAIDDNGKDVPKDGKTPGELLVRGPWIAASYKSGESSESFTSDGWFRTGDVVVLDEYGYMQITDRKKDLIKTRGEWISSVDMENLVMADPDVLEAAVVGRKDPVRDEAPVIFVVPVEGKQVDPKKIHDRLKDNFAHWQLPKLDDIRSVSAIPKTSVGKFDKKILRKELEE, via the coding sequence ATGCGTTCCACGATGATGGATTATCCATTGGTTTTGCCTTCCATTTTAAAAAGAGCAAAAGAGGTTCATCCTCATAAGGAAATCGTAACCAAATGGCATGATAGTTCCATCCAACGACTGACTTACGGAGAATTTTACAAAAGAACCATCCGTTTGATGAGCGCATTACGTAAGGCCGGTGTAAAACCTGGAGAAGCAATCGCTACTTTCTGTTTAAATCATTCCGTACATTTGGAATTGTATTTCGCGATCCCGAGTATTCGTGCAGTTCTTCACACGATCAATATTCGATTATTTCCTGAACAACTAATATATATCATCAACGAAGCTAAGGACAAATTTATCTTTGTAGATAAATCTTTAGCTCCTGCGATCGAAAAGAATCTAAGCCAAATTCATGGTGTGCAAAAATTTATCATCATTGATGATAAAGAGAATGTTCCTTTTCCAAATCTTCCAAATGCAATTTCATATGAAGATTTTTTGAAAACAGGAGACGAGGTAGAAAATTTCGAACCTATAGATGAGTTCGAAGCAGCAGGGATCTGTTATACTTCTGGTACAACTGGAAATCCAAAGGGAGTCGTTTATTCTCATAGATCTACTTATTTACATTCAATGTCCATATGTATGGGAGATGCATTGTGTATAAGAGAAGCTGAAACAGTTCTTCCCGTAGTCCCAATGTTCCATGTAAATTCATGGGGAATTCCTTTCGCTTCAGTGATGACCGGATGCAAATTGGTGTTTCCTGGAAAACATCTTTTGGGCGCTTCTCTCGCTGAATTATTAGAATCAGAAGAAGTTACACTAACTGCAGGAGTTCCTACAGTTTGGAATGTTCTATACCAACACTTAAAGAAAACTAAATATAATCTAAAACTCCATACAATGGTAGTTGGTGGTTCTGCCGCACCTCGAGGTTTGATCGAAGGTTTTGAAAAAGATTTCGGGATCTCCATTCTTCACGCTTGGGGAATGACTGAAACTTCTCCCGTTGGAACCGTTTCTCATCTTCGCGGTTTTATGAAAAATTTAGATGATAATAAAAGATATTCTTATAGAGCAAAACAAGGAGTGCCTGTTCCAGGTGTAGAAATAAGAGCAATCGATGATAATGGCAAAGATGTTCCAAAGGACGGAAAAACTCCTGGCGAACTTTTAGTTCGAGGACCTTGGATCGCTGCTTCTTATAAAAGTGGAGAATCTTCCGAATCTTTTACCTCCGATGGTTGGTTCCGCACTGGAGACGTTGTGGTCTTGGATGAGTATGGTTACATGCAGATCACAGATCGTAAAAAGGATCTGATCAAAACCAGAGGAGAATGGATCTCTTCTGTTGATATGGAAAATCTAGTCATGGCAGATCCGGATGTTTTAGAAGCTGCAGTTGTAGGAAGAAAGGATCCAGTCAGAGATGAGGCCCCAGTTATATTTGTTGTTCCAGTAGAGGGTAAACAAGTAGATCCGAAAAAGATACATGATCGACTCAAAGACAACTTTGCTCACTGGCAATTACCTAAGCTAGATGATATTCGGTCGGTTTCTGCGATTCCAAAAACAAGCGTAGGTAAGTTCGATAAGAAAATTCTAAGAAAAGAATTAGAAGAATAG
- the hisB gene encoding imidazoleglycerol-phosphate dehydratase HisB produces the protein MKEERKTSETDIKLSLNIRGTGNYKFDTQIPFFEHMLSHVSKHGLLDIDLWLRGDIEIDCHHSVEDTAILLGATLHKQLGDKAGIRRYGHYTLPMDEVLTTVAVDLGGRYYYKYTGPELVGKFGIYDAELSLEFLQKFALNAKMNLHVHVHYGENRHHIHESIFKAFGKALRMAIEIDPAAGGAIPSTKGVLE, from the coding sequence ATGAAAGAAGAACGCAAAACTTCGGAGACGGACATCAAGCTCTCCCTGAATATTCGGGGTACAGGTAATTATAAATTCGATACTCAAATTCCGTTTTTCGAGCATATGCTTTCCCATGTTTCTAAACATGGTCTTCTGGATATTGATCTATGGTTGCGAGGTGACATAGAAATTGATTGTCACCATAGCGTTGAGGACACTGCAATTCTTCTCGGCGCGACCCTTCATAAGCAGTTGGGAGACAAAGCAGGTATCAGAAGATACGGTCATTACACCCTTCCAATGGACGAGGTTCTAACGACTGTCGCTGTGGATTTGGGTGGTAGATATTATTATAAATATACCGGTCCTGAACTTGTAGGTAAGTTTGGAATTTATGATGCTGAGCTGTCGTTAGAATTCCTACAGAAGTTTGCTTTGAATGCTAAAATGAATCTTCACGTTCATGTTCATTACGGAGAAAACCGCCACCATATTCATGAATCCATTTTTAAAGCTTTTGGTAAGGCCTTACGAATGGCGATTGAGATTGATCCTGCTGCAGGCGGAGCTATTCCTTCTACCAAAGGTGTTTTGGAATGA
- the hisH gene encoding imidazole glycerol phosphate synthase subunit HisH, translated as MIAVLDYGMGNIHSCLKAISLFTKDFSYTKDPSVLKQADAIILPGDGHFDKAMRNLNESGLRTYVDDHVKAEKPLFGICIGFQILFEDSDEVVSGNKNTTVPGLGYVKGKIRKFKGKNYKVPHIGWNKLYQRNPSKSNLLKNLEDESFAYFIHSYRPVGVENSAITGFCDYYGEKFPAVVEKGNVFGTQFHPEKSYSFGLKILENFIQSL; from the coding sequence ATGATAGCCGTTCTTGATTATGGAATGGGAAATATTCACTCCTGCTTAAAAGCGATCTCACTTTTTACTAAAGATTTTTCTTATACAAAGGATCCATCCGTTTTGAAACAAGCGGATGCGATCATTCTTCCAGGTGATGGCCATTTTGATAAGGCTATGAGAAATCTGAATGAATCAGGTTTGAGAACTTATGTAGATGATCATGTGAAGGCAGAAAAACCTTTGTTCGGGATCTGTATCGGTTTTCAAATTTTATTCGAAGATTCGGATGAGGTTGTTTCAGGTAATAAGAATACAACTGTTCCAGGACTAGGTTATGTCAAAGGTAAGATCCGTAAGTTTAAGGGAAAAAACTACAAGGTCCCTCATATCGGATGGAATAAGTTATACCAAAGAAATCCTTCCAAAAGTAATTTATTGAAAAATTTAGAAGACGAATCCTTCGCATATTTTATACACTCCTACCGTCCCGTTGGAGTGGAGAATTCTGCGATCACTGGTTTCTGCGATTATTATGGGGAGAAGTTCCCAGCAGTGGTTGAGAAAGGAAATGTTTTCGGAACACAATTCCATCCTGAAAAATCCTATTCCTTCGGTCTAAAGATTCTGGAGAACTTTATTCAATCCTTATGA
- the hisA gene encoding 1-(5-phosphoribosyl)-5-[(5-phosphoribosylamino)methylideneamino]imidazole-4-carboxamide isomerase produces MILIPAIDLLDNCAVRLFKGNYDEKTIYSTEPWKLAEGFERNGATLLHLVDLNGARNQIGINTESISKIRKSSNLKIQLGGGIRDKEKLEYYDSIGIDRFILGTAAVNNPELLDFALEKYGEDRIVVAVDARDGIVKIAGWEVDSGVKYLDLLEKMQQAGIRNIIFTDIAQDGTLAGPNLNAYKEILSRYNFQVIASGGISSLKDIMALSALGTSVPMYGVITGKALYEGKIDLAEAITSLGSD; encoded by the coding sequence ATGATTTTAATTCCAGCCATTGATTTGTTGGATAATTGCGCTGTCAGATTATTCAAAGGCAATTACGACGAGAAAACAATCTACTCCACCGAGCCTTGGAAACTTGCCGAGGGTTTCGAAAGAAACGGTGCCACTCTTTTACATCTTGTAGATTTGAACGGTGCAAGAAATCAGATCGGGATCAATACTGAGTCTATTTCAAAAATTCGTAAATCTTCTAATCTGAAAATCCAACTAGGTGGTGGGATCAGAGATAAGGAGAAATTAGAATATTATGATTCAATCGGTATTGATCGTTTTATTCTAGGAACTGCTGCAGTAAATAATCCAGAACTTCTGGACTTCGCTTTAGAGAAGTACGGAGAAGATAGGATTGTCGTAGCAGTCGATGCAAGGGACGGGATAGTCAAAATTGCAGGTTGGGAAGTAGACTCCGGTGTGAAGTATCTGGACCTTCTCGAAAAAATGCAACAAGCAGGTATCCGTAATATTATCTTCACGGATATCGCCCAAGATGGAACTTTGGCGGGTCCAAACCTTAACGCATATAAGGAAATTCTAAGCAGATATAATTTTCAAGTAATTGCATCCGGCGGTATTTCTTCTTTGAAAGATATCATGGCGCTATCTGCATTGGGGACTTCTGTTCCGATGTACGGTGTGATTACTGGAAAAGCTTTATATGAAGGTAAAATAGATCTGGCCGAAGCTATTACAAGTCTGGGCTCCGATTAA
- a CDS encoding thioredoxin domain-containing protein, whose amino-acid sequence MKKLSPSSILAVISGIAAFISFLLIRKYFGGETADGLAQSLCDAVSESGSCSKVSESSISAIRNIPWIGDIPIALLGFAFYGFVTYLFIRSEKSAENKEGYLLLSFYILLLALVADLGLFSASVFYIDAICGLCAVTWISTLILVAGTFFQIKDYKDKSLKKAFSIFQIEGLNTAIVVLLFLAAGQIGGKSFHDSLVDGEHTGVAQIQKQMAEYEKAQPVSIDLQGSSIQGDPNAPITIVKFADFNCGHCMDTSHILKRVLRDYPGLVKIVYKNFPLDANCNRLVQSPRPDASSCVAASAAICADKQNKFPAVYEGLYRNTENRIAHSPASVLSLAQQEGLDMNQFRACLSSPAVRNQINKEVDDAEKVEIHSTPSLFINNKPIQSGTPKEAFLRALIESLIKKV is encoded by the coding sequence ATGAAAAAACTGTCCCCTAGCTCTATTCTTGCCGTAATTTCCGGTATTGCAGCGTTTATCTCGTTCTTATTGATTCGAAAATATTTCGGCGGAGAAACTGCGGACGGACTTGCACAATCACTTTGTGATGCAGTCAGTGAATCAGGTTCTTGTTCCAAAGTTTCCGAGAGCAGCATCTCTGCGATCAGAAATATCCCTTGGATTGGAGATATTCCAATTGCACTTTTAGGATTCGCATTTTACGGATTCGTTACATACCTTTTCATCCGATCTGAAAAAAGTGCTGAAAATAAAGAAGGATACCTTCTTCTTTCCTTTTACATTTTGCTCTTAGCGCTGGTAGCCGATCTTGGGTTGTTCTCCGCTTCCGTATTTTATATAGATGCAATATGCGGACTTTGTGCAGTTACTTGGATCTCCACTTTGATCTTGGTTGCTGGGACCTTCTTCCAAATTAAAGACTATAAGGACAAATCTTTGAAAAAAGCATTCAGCATTTTCCAGATAGAAGGTTTAAATACTGCCATAGTAGTTTTATTATTTTTAGCAGCAGGTCAAATTGGTGGAAAATCTTTCCATGATTCTTTAGTAGATGGAGAACATACTGGTGTTGCTCAGATCCAAAAACAAATGGCTGAGTACGAAAAAGCTCAACCAGTTTCAATTGATCTGCAAGGTTCTTCTATACAAGGAGATCCTAATGCTCCAATTACAATCGTAAAATTTGCTGACTTCAATTGTGGTCACTGCATGGATACTTCTCATATCTTAAAAAGGGTTTTGAGAGATTATCCAGGTCTAGTTAAGATCGTTTATAAAAATTTCCCACTCGATGCAAATTGTAACCGATTGGTCCAATCTCCTCGTCCAGATGCAAGTTCTTGCGTGGCGGCTTCTGCTGCAATTTGTGCAGATAAGCAGAATAAATTTCCTGCGGTTTACGAAGGGCTTTATAGAAATACTGAAAATCGTATTGCTCATTCCCCTGCTTCTGTACTGAGCTTAGCACAACAAGAAGGATTGGATATGAACCAGTTCCGTGCTTGTTTGTCTTCTCCTGCGGTTCGTAATCAGATCAATAAAGAAGTAGATGATGCTGAAAAGGTAGAGATCCACAGCACACCTAGTTTATTTATTAATAATAAACCGATCCAAAGTGGAACTCCTAAGGAAGCTTTCTTAAGAGCTTTGATCGAAAGTTTAATTAAGAAGGTTTGA